A genomic segment from Verrucomicrobiia bacterium encodes:
- a CDS encoding TolC family protein, which produces MKRFTRVIALISIAASAAIASAAPRFDTAPAAQETAWLSKPLSLLEALNITLRQNASIARARSDLQATYGLVIQTRAIALPRIQTTTSRGPSSFVSTDPNLTEPFPVGGSPQFPHQNWAAGVQLVQSIYEGGRVSSALRAARLTREQALLEYQTAVADTLLATRIAYFDVLVAEQQIVVNEASVNLLTRELEDQRRRYDAGTVPRFNVLRAEVAVANQRPNLIRARNAFRIAKNNLVNQLGYNLPREVWEDIPLQLTDRLEAAPYDVSLPDAIQQALNRRTELGSLRKAEQLRRENIVQARSGYKPSLQGFAGYEWRSSQYISDLSREVDGWVVGAQLNWNIFDGFETRGRVIQARAEHERAQVDVDDAGRRIELEVRTAYSTFIEAKEVLESQSKVQEEADEALRLAKARTEAGSATQLDVLNAETSLTQARTTQIQALHDYAVARARLDRAVGQEVVQESLGSRPQR; this is translated from the coding sequence ATGAAAAGGTTCACTCGGGTGATAGCTCTGATTTCGATTGCAGCCAGCGCCGCAATTGCAAGCGCCGCGCCGCGCTTTGACACCGCTCCCGCAGCGCAGGAAACCGCGTGGCTTTCAAAACCTTTGTCCCTGCTGGAGGCCTTGAACATCACGCTGCGCCAGAATGCCAGCATCGCCCGCGCGCGCAGCGACCTGCAGGCCACATACGGCCTTGTCATCCAGACCCGCGCCATTGCGCTTCCCCGCATCCAGACAACCACGTCCCGCGGCCCTTCCTCGTTCGTCAGCACGGATCCCAATCTTACCGAGCCGTTTCCAGTCGGCGGGAGCCCCCAGTTCCCGCATCAAAACTGGGCGGCAGGGGTGCAGCTGGTTCAATCGATTTACGAAGGTGGCCGCGTCAGTTCTGCGCTGCGGGCCGCGCGGCTCACACGCGAACAGGCGCTGCTGGAATACCAAACCGCAGTCGCTGACACTCTCCTCGCCACGCGCATCGCCTACTTCGATGTTCTCGTCGCCGAACAGCAGATCGTCGTGAACGAAGCTTCCGTGAACCTCCTGACCCGCGAACTCGAAGATCAACGCCGTCGATACGACGCTGGAACAGTTCCGCGCTTCAATGTGCTGCGAGCCGAAGTCGCAGTCGCGAACCAGCGGCCGAACTTGATCCGCGCCCGAAACGCTTTTCGCATCGCGAAAAACAACCTGGTGAACCAGCTCGGTTACAATCTGCCGCGCGAGGTGTGGGAGGATATCCCGTTGCAACTGACCGATCGACTCGAGGCCGCGCCCTATGATGTTTCCTTGCCCGATGCCATCCAGCAGGCTTTGAATCGGCGCACTGAGCTGGGTTCCCTGCGCAAAGCAGAACAGCTTCGGCGCGAAAACATCGTTCAAGCGCGGTCTGGCTACAAACCAAGCCTCCAAGGCTTCGCAGGATACGAATGGCGCAGCTCCCAATATATTAGCGATCTGAGCCGCGAGGTCGACGGCTGGGTGGTGGGAGCCCAATTGAACTGGAACATTTTTGACGGCTTTGAAACCCGCGGCAGGGTGATTCAGGCGCGCGCCGAACACGAACGCGCGCAGGTGGATGTCGACGATGCGGGACGCAGGATTGAACTTGAGGTGCGTACGGCTTATTCCACGTTCATCGAAGCAAAGGAAGTCTTGGAATCGCAATCCAAGGTCCAGGAAGAGGCCGACGAAGCACTGCGACTCGCGAAAGCGCGCACCGAAGCGGGATCGGCGACGCAGTTGGACGTGTTGAATGCTGAAACTTCCCTGACGCAGGCCCGGACGACGCAAATCCAGGCGCTGCACGATTACGCCGTGGCCCGCGCCCGCCTCGATCGCGCGGTCGGCCAGGAAGTGGTTCAGGAATCCTTGGGCAGCCGGCCTCAGCGCTGA
- a CDS encoding glycogen-binding domain-containing protein — MLSGINKLFGQRQAPQAAPSAPVSPSRSPISQGSRPTYAKVFRWRLPEGHAQPPSVVEVAGSFNGWQKVSMQRDASTNSWQTTIDQIPANKTHHYMILVDGQPVHDRNADGFAMPAGPDEQRYQLITERGPRVFMLFAQAK; from the coding sequence ATGCTCAGTGGTATCAATAAGTTGTTTGGCCAGCGGCAGGCCCCCCAGGCCGCTCCGTCTGCGCCAGTCTCACCCAGTCGTTCACCCATTTCCCAAGGCAGCCGGCCAACCTACGCCAAGGTTTTTCGCTGGCGCCTCCCGGAAGGACATGCACAACCGCCGTCCGTCGTTGAAGTAGCGGGATCGTTCAACGGCTGGCAAAAGGTTTCCATGCAGCGGGATGCCAGCACCAATTCGTGGCAAACCACGATCGACCAGATTCCAGCAAACAAGACACATCATTATATGATCCTCGTGGACGGGCAGCCGGTTCATGATCGCAATGCCGACGGTTTTGCGATGCCAGCCGGACCTGACGAGCAGCGTTATCAGTTGATTACTGAGCGCGGCCCGCGAGTGTTCATGCTGTTCGCCCAGGCGAAATAG
- a CDS encoding RidA family protein, which translates to MATKTIIKPAKSPAAVGPYNHAIKVGDLLFCAGQIPIDPKDGSLVPGSIQVQTERVLENVKSILEDQGLTFANVVKSTVFMTNLGDFAGMNEVYAKYFTKDFPARSTIQVAALPKGANVEIEVVAHF; encoded by the coding sequence ATGGCTACCAAAACGATCATCAAACCTGCCAAATCCCCCGCCGCTGTTGGTCCTTACAATCACGCCATTAAAGTCGGCGACCTCCTGTTTTGCGCCGGCCAGATTCCCATTGACCCAAAGGACGGCAGCCTGGTTCCGGGCAGCATCCAGGTGCAAACGGAACGCGTGCTGGAGAACGTGAAGTCAATTCTCGAAGATCAAGGATTGACGTTTGCGAACGTGGTGAAGAGCACGGTTTTCATGACGAACCTGGGTGATTTCGCGGGGATGAACGAGGTATACGCGAAGTACTTCACGAAAGATTTTCCCGCGCGCTCCACGATTCAGGTCGCTGCGCTTCCTAAGGGCGCCAATGTGGAGATTGAAGTCGTCGCACATTTTTAA
- a CDS encoding DNA recombination protein RmuC yields the protein MTAVGYFVIGFVLGGGVCFAIGWLIGSRKSAVPADNRLESELRQQVAQREAELIQLRAQLVEATNARAAAEAKRSAAENLLSEQRTLHENSMGALQEAQSKALADLRDAFKALSADALKQTAPEFLRLAEQSLGRFQEAAKGDLAQRQESIKTLVEPLKQQLESYQKRLQQSEAAQSSTLGEVKKQLELLSQQSESLANETQQFRMVLRSNQARGRWGEETLRRVVEAAGLSAHCDFVEQTKEGDSKPDLMVRLPGNRLIIVDSKVPDFDFLTALETADPVKRATSLASHAAKLRSTIKSLAERDYPRQFPHALDYVVLFVPAESLFSAALEGDQELIVWAAGKRILLATPASLIALLRSVAVSWQQHAETENAAAIAEAAQDLFTRVCKFTEHFERIRAGLDRANNAYNDAVGSYERMVRPAGDRIQKLRGGATQKELAEIVPLEANLRLPPAS from the coding sequence ATGACTGCTGTCGGTTATTTCGTCATTGGTTTTGTGCTGGGCGGGGGTGTTTGCTTTGCCATCGGCTGGCTCATAGGTTCCCGCAAAAGTGCTGTTCCTGCGGACAACCGATTGGAAAGCGAGTTGCGACAGCAGGTTGCGCAGCGGGAGGCGGAGTTGATTCAACTGCGGGCGCAGCTGGTTGAAGCCACCAACGCCCGGGCGGCTGCGGAGGCAAAGAGATCCGCCGCTGAAAACCTGCTTTCGGAACAGCGGACGCTTCACGAGAACAGCATGGGTGCACTGCAAGAGGCGCAGTCGAAGGCGCTTGCCGATTTGCGGGACGCTTTTAAGGCATTAAGCGCGGATGCCCTGAAGCAAACCGCCCCGGAGTTCCTGCGATTGGCGGAGCAGAGTCTTGGTCGATTCCAGGAAGCGGCGAAAGGGGATCTGGCGCAACGACAGGAATCCATCAAGACGCTTGTTGAACCGTTGAAACAACAGCTCGAGTCCTATCAGAAGCGCCTTCAGCAGAGTGAGGCCGCGCAGTCATCGACCCTCGGCGAGGTGAAGAAGCAATTGGAGTTGTTGTCGCAACAAAGTGAATCGCTTGCGAACGAAACCCAGCAGTTTCGGATGGTGCTGCGCTCGAATCAGGCGCGCGGCCGATGGGGTGAAGAAACCTTGCGACGGGTGGTCGAGGCGGCCGGATTGAGCGCCCATTGCGACTTTGTCGAGCAGACCAAGGAGGGGGATTCCAAGCCTGACCTGATGGTGCGCCTTCCGGGTAACCGTTTGATCATTGTTGATTCCAAGGTTCCCGATTTTGATTTCCTGACTGCGCTGGAAACGGCGGATCCAGTGAAGCGCGCGACATCCCTTGCATCGCACGCTGCAAAGCTGCGATCCACGATCAAGTCACTGGCGGAGCGCGATTATCCGCGCCAATTCCCGCATGCCTTGGACTACGTCGTTTTGTTTGTTCCCGCTGAATCGCTGTTTAGCGCCGCACTCGAGGGGGATCAGGAATTGATTGTCTGGGCGGCAGGGAAGCGGATCCTGCTCGCCACGCCCGCGTCCTTGATTGCGCTGCTTCGGTCGGTGGCTGTGAGCTGGCAGCAACATGCGGAAACAGAGAATGCGGCAGCAATCGCCGAGGCGGCGCAGGATTTATTCACGCGCGTTTGCAAGTTCACGGAACATTTCGAACGCATCCGCGCGGGCCTGGACCGCGCCAACAACGCCTACAATGACGCTGTGGGAAGTTACGAGCGCATGGTGCGACCGGCGGGCGATCGCATCCAGAAGCTGCGTGGCGGCGCGACCCAGAAAGAGCTGGCGGAAATCGTCCCACTGGAAGCAAATCTTCGGCTGCCGCCTGCTTCCTGA
- a CDS encoding type I restriction endonuclease subunit R, protein MPANLVENDVELASLDWLQKLSYVTVYGPHLAPREPSAERESFTHVLLLGRLQGKLPSLNPKIPADGLQEALRKVRLFSHPTLIENNRAFHRLLVEGVDVEFRNKAGEIVHDKVWLIDFANPEANEFLAVNQFTVEEGHFNRRADVVVFINGLPLAMLELKNITDAQATIRHAFNQFQTYKAQIPSLFNTNALLVISDGHEARLGTITSDWERFMAWRTVTGMELVPPGSLQLETLLKGVFEKSRLLDLIRNFIVFEDDGQKVVKKLAGYHQFHAVNKAVESTVRAAGLQRSAAVPAASSSGVSPREGTPGETPGKLAGEDACATGDRRAGVIWHTQGSGKSLSMVFYAGKIIQHPAMENPTLVVLTDRNDLDNQLCDTFSACADLLRQKPVQAESREHLRELLKVASGGVVFTTIQKFFPDEKSGKHLLLSDRRNIVVIADEAHRSQYDFIDGFAKHMRDALPKASFIGFTGTPIEKGDKNTQAVFGDYIDVYDILQAKEDHATVPIYYEARLAKIDLKPEERPKIDPNFAEVTEDAEESTKESLRRKWAQLEAMVGTEKRIGLVAEDLVKHWEARLGAMDGKAMVVCMSRRICVDLYDAIRKLRPQWHDDDDAKGTMKIVMSGSASDKLEWQQHIRNKPRREELAKNFKNAKHPFKIVIVRDMWLTGFDAPCLHTMYADKPMKGHGLMQAIARVNRVFKDKPGGLVVDYLGLAEELKLALVDYTNSKGKGEIKLDQEEAVAVMLEKYEKVCAILHGFDFQSAAEASPAKRMPLIAQAVEHVLQQTDGKPRYLQAVMELSKAFALSVPHEKALEIRDEVGFFQEVRAVLSKPIDGGDGKKSAEEYETAVRQIVSRAISSDKVIDIFDAAGLKKPDISILSDEFLAEVQHLPQRNLAVELLQKLLNNELKIRSAKYLVQSRSFAEMLEATIRKYQNRTIEAAQVIAELIELAKKMREGHQRGEKLGLTDDEVAFYDALEVNDSAVKVLGEPTLKDIARELVTQVRKSVTIDWTLREAAQAQIRVIVRRILRKYGYPPDKQEKATQTVLEQAKLLCAGWAV, encoded by the coding sequence TTGCCTGCAAACCTGGTTGAAAACGATGTCGAGCTTGCCTCACTGGATTGGCTACAAAAGCTGAGCTACGTCACCGTTTATGGGCCTCACCTAGCGCCTCGCGAACCCTCGGCAGAACGTGAGAGCTTCACGCACGTTCTTCTGCTCGGTCGACTGCAAGGGAAACTGCCGTCTCTCAATCCGAAAATTCCCGCCGATGGTTTGCAGGAAGCATTGCGCAAAGTTCGGTTGTTCAGTCATCCCACGCTGATTGAAAACAATCGCGCGTTTCATCGGCTGCTGGTGGAAGGCGTGGATGTGGAGTTTCGGAACAAGGCAGGCGAGATCGTTCACGACAAGGTGTGGCTGATTGATTTCGCGAATCCCGAGGCCAATGAATTTCTCGCCGTCAATCAGTTCACGGTGGAGGAAGGACACTTCAACCGGCGCGCGGACGTGGTCGTGTTCATCAACGGCCTGCCGCTGGCGATGCTGGAACTGAAGAACATCACGGACGCGCAGGCCACGATTCGCCATGCGTTCAACCAGTTTCAAACTTACAAGGCGCAAATCCCGTCGCTGTTCAACACGAACGCGCTTCTGGTGATTTCCGACGGACACGAAGCGCGACTCGGCACGATCACGTCGGACTGGGAACGCTTCATGGCGTGGCGCACCGTCACGGGCATGGAGCTTGTCCCGCCCGGTTCGCTGCAACTGGAAACGCTGCTCAAAGGCGTGTTTGAGAAGTCACGCCTGCTGGACTTGATCCGTAACTTCATCGTGTTCGAAGATGACGGGCAAAAGGTGGTGAAGAAGTTGGCGGGCTATCATCAATTCCACGCGGTGAACAAAGCGGTGGAGTCCACTGTCAGGGCGGCGGGTCTTCAGCGTAGCGCGGCCGTCCCGGCTGCGAGTTCGAGCGGCGTCTCGCCGCGCGAAGGAACACCGGGCGAGACGCCCGGTAAACTCGCAGGCGAGGACGCCTGCGCTACAGGCGACCGGCGCGCCGGTGTCATCTGGCACACGCAAGGCAGCGGCAAAAGTCTTTCGATGGTGTTCTACGCCGGGAAGATCATTCAGCACCCGGCGATGGAGAATCCAACGCTCGTCGTCCTCACGGATCGCAACGATCTGGACAATCAACTTTGCGACACGTTCTCTGCCTGCGCGGATTTGCTACGGCAGAAGCCGGTGCAAGCTGAGAGCCGGGAACATTTGCGTGAGTTGCTTAAAGTGGCGAGCGGCGGCGTGGTGTTCACCACCATTCAGAAATTCTTTCCCGATGAGAAGAGCGGCAAGCATCTGCTGCTATCCGACCGGCGCAACATCGTGGTCATTGCCGACGAAGCGCACCGCAGCCAATACGATTTCATTGATGGCTTCGCCAAGCACATGCGGGATGCGCTGCCCAAGGCTTCGTTTATCGGCTTCACCGGCACGCCCATCGAGAAGGGCGACAAGAACACGCAGGCCGTGTTTGGCGATTACATTGACGTTTACGACATTCTCCAGGCGAAGGAAGATCACGCGACCGTGCCGATCTATTACGAGGCGCGGCTGGCGAAGATTGATTTGAAGCCGGAGGAACGCCCGAAGATTGACCCGAACTTCGCGGAGGTGACCGAAGACGCCGAGGAATCCACCAAGGAAAGTCTGCGCCGGAAATGGGCGCAACTGGAGGCGATGGTCGGCACGGAAAAGCGCATCGGTCTGGTGGCCGAAGATTTGGTAAAGCATTGGGAGGCGCGCCTCGGCGCCATGGATGGCAAGGCGATGGTCGTCTGCATGAGCCGCCGCATCTGCGTGGATCTTTACGATGCCATTCGAAAGCTCCGCCCACAATGGCATGACGATGACGACGCCAAAGGCACGATGAAGATCGTCATGTCCGGCTCGGCTTCGGACAAATTGGAATGGCAGCAGCACATCCGGAACAAACCGCGCCGCGAGGAACTGGCGAAGAATTTCAAGAACGCGAAGCATCCGTTCAAGATTGTCATTGTGCGCGACATGTGGCTCACCGGCTTTGACGCGCCGTGTCTGCACACGATGTATGCGGACAAGCCGATGAAAGGCCACGGCCTCATGCAAGCCATCGCGCGCGTGAATCGCGTTTTTAAAGACAAGCCCGGTGGATTGGTGGTGGATTATCTCGGGCTCGCGGAAGAACTGAAACTGGCGCTGGTTGATTACACCAACAGCAAAGGCAAAGGCGAAATCAAGCTGGACCAGGAGGAAGCCGTGGCCGTAATGCTGGAGAAATACGAGAAGGTCTGCGCCATTCTCCATGGTTTCGACTTTCAGTCCGCTGCTGAGGCTTCGCCTGCAAAGCGAATGCCGCTCATCGCGCAAGCCGTCGAGCATGTGCTGCAACAGACGGATGGGAAGCCGCGATACTTGCAAGCGGTCATGGAACTCTCCAAGGCGTTCGCCTTGTCTGTTCCGCACGAGAAGGCTTTGGAGATTCGTGATGAAGTCGGTTTCTTTCAGGAAGTTCGCGCCGTGTTGTCGAAGCCCATCGACGGTGGTGATGGGAAGAAGTCAGCGGAGGAATACGAGACCGCAGTCCGGCAGATCGTTTCCCGAGCGATTTCGTCCGACAAGGTCATAGACATCTTCGATGCCGCCGGATTGAAGAAACCGGATATTTCTATTTTGTCGGATGAATTTCTCGCCGAAGTCCAACACCTCCCCCAGCGCAACCTCGCGGTCGAGTTGTTGCAGAAGTTGCTGAACAACGAGCTGAAAATCCGGTCTGCGAAGTATCTGGTTCAGTCCCGTTCATTTGCTGAGATGCTCGAAGCCACCATCCGAAAATATCAGAATCGCACCATCGAAGCCGCACAAGTCATCGCCGAATTGATCGAACTGGCGAAGAAGATGCGTGAAGGCCATCAACGCGGCGAGAAGCTTGGACTGACGGATGATGAAGTAGCGTTTTACGATGCGTTGGAAGTCAACGACAGCGCGGTGAAAGTTCTCGGCGAACCCACGTTGAAAGACATCGCGCGGGAGTTGGTCACACAAGTCCGCAAGAGCGTAACCATTGACTGGACGCTCCGCGAAGCCGCGCAGGCCCAAATCCGTGTCATAGTCCGCCGTATCCTGCGCAAATACGGTTATCCGCCGGACAAGCAAGAAAAGGCGACACAAACCGTGTTGGAGCAGGCCAAGCTACTCTGCGCTGGATGGGCGGTATGA
- a CDS encoding HIRAN domain-containing protein — MNALLVASRSADSSTGGWSPIGRLEFKDGTYRFAYTNGARTAAGFTPFSGMENLEEIYESNDLFPVFANRLLPKSRPEYEAYLQWSGFDPASQPDPIAVLGVTEGIRRTDMIELFPCPAPDEQGCYLSKFFLHGLRYMPDSAKARVLSLQQDEPLYPMLDLCNPADRNAVALRTVNSDRLMLGYVPRYLAHDVWKLFQGCEPEFIKIFVHRVNRDAPLQQRLLCRMHACWPEDFQPCSGEEFQPIPKGIPDQCGA; from the coding sequence ATGAACGCACTACTTGTTGCCTCACGTTCCGCTGATTCAAGCACGGGCGGTTGGAGTCCGATTGGACGTCTGGAGTTCAAGGACGGAACATATCGGTTTGCCTATACCAATGGCGCGCGAACGGCGGCGGGGTTCACTCCGTTCAGCGGCATGGAAAACCTCGAAGAGATTTACGAGTCCAATGACTTGTTTCCCGTATTCGCCAATCGCCTTCTGCCCAAGTCACGCCCGGAATACGAAGCCTATTTGCAGTGGAGCGGTTTTGACCCCGCAAGCCAGCCTGATCCTATCGCGGTTCTCGGAGTCACAGAGGGAATTCGCCGGACGGACATGATTGAATTGTTTCCGTGTCCTGCGCCCGACGAACAAGGTTGCTATTTGAGCAAGTTCTTCCTGCATGGGCTGCGCTACATGCCGGACTCGGCGAAAGCCCGCGTGCTATCCTTGCAACAAGACGAACCACTTTATCCAATGCTAGACCTCTGCAACCCGGCTGACCGGAATGCGGTGGCATTGCGAACTGTCAATTCCGACCGCTTGATGCTTGGTTATGTTCCGCGCTACCTCGCACACGATGTCTGGAAGCTTTTTCAAGGATGCGAACCTGAGTTTATTAAAATCTTTGTTCATCGTGTGAACCGGGATGCACCGCTCCAACAGCGTTTGCTCTGCCGGATGCACGCGTGCTGGCCGGAAGATTTTCAGCCATGCAGTGGCGAGGAGTTTCAGCCCATCCCCAAGGGGATTCCAGACCAGTGCGGTGCGTAA
- a CDS encoding DUF3037 domain-containing protein: MKTAYSTITFRYVHDVVTGEFANIGVVLHAPEQRYLGARFSSSCDRIKRMFNQVDEIHYLAALEHLQARFSEVAANMQTTTAPIPAGWLLEIVQQVLPSDDSSLQWSSAFVGFTDDPEKTLQQVYTRLVERYAPPARNAALT; this comes from the coding sequence GTGAAAACAGCTTATAGCACCATCACCTTCCGATACGTCCACGACGTCGTCACAGGTGAGTTTGCGAATATCGGCGTCGTGCTCCACGCGCCGGAACAACGTTACCTCGGGGCGCGCTTTTCGTCTTCGTGCGATCGCATAAAGAGAATGTTCAATCAGGTTGACGAAATTCACTATCTCGCCGCGTTAGAGCATTTGCAGGCTAGGTTTTCAGAAGTCGCGGCCAATATGCAAACTACCACAGCGCCTATTCCTGCAGGCTGGTTGCTTGAGATCGTGCAACAGGTGTTGCCATCAGATGATAGCAGCCTGCAGTGGTCGAGTGCTTTCGTCGGATTCACTGACGATCCGGAGAAAACTTTGCAACAAGTTTACACCCGCCTGGTGGAACGGTACGCACCACCCGCCCGTAATGCGGCGCTAACATGA
- a CDS encoding DUF4411 family protein, which produces MPYCVDTSGWLDGWQRHYPPDVFPTLWAKIDALIASGEIISSEEVYLELERKSDDLQDWIKARKQMLVALDEPIQLRAVALLSEYPRLVDTLRGRSKADPFVIATAIERNAVVVPGEIISGNLEKPRVPDVCQVKAIRCINFLQMIRELKLTF; this is translated from the coding sequence ATGCCCTACTGCGTGGATACCAGCGGCTGGCTGGATGGCTGGCAACGCCATTATCCACCGGATGTGTTTCCCACGCTGTGGGCGAAGATCGACGCGCTGATAGCGTCCGGCGAAATCATTTCCAGCGAGGAGGTATATTTAGAGTTGGAGCGGAAATCGGACGATCTCCAGGATTGGATCAAGGCTCGAAAGCAGATGTTGGTTGCGCTGGATGAGCCGATACAACTTCGAGCGGTCGCATTGTTGAGCGAATACCCGCGTCTTGTAGACACGCTTCGCGGCCGTTCCAAAGCTGATCCGTTCGTAATCGCAACCGCGATAGAACGAAACGCGGTCGTGGTGCCCGGCGAAATTATCAGCGGCAATCTCGAAAAACCGCGCGTTCCTGACGTCTGTCAGGTGAAGGCGATTCGGTGCATCAACTTTCTCCAAATGATCCGGGAATTGAAACTGACTTTTTGA
- a CDS encoding XRE family transcriptional regulator yields MPRSIPALVKPALLVWARERAGFAIEDAATKADIGVETLRAWEAGESQPSIPQLRKLGEIYKRPLAVFFLSEPPKDFDAQREFRRLPGLLPQKETPELRLALRTALFRREIARELYERLQEDIPHTTAVVHPDEDEEAVAQRVRELLGISWAKQLSWNGPYAALDAWRSAIERQGVLVFQTGMISVDEMRGISMPDGPLPVIVLNNADAPHGRIFTLLHEFIHILLNNGGHRTSKLEGQKLPEDQILERVGNRFAAAVLMPKKEFLAEAANNPAAMMGDESALKRFANRIKASPEAILRRLVALHRVAPSVYRQKRRGWQKQSWYSPQQGEGGPPIEVRVVSAIGRPFTSLVLEGYQRNAVSSADIVDYLGVQSKHLQKITQQLLPGPGMEAIA; encoded by the coding sequence GTGCCGCGAAGCATTCCAGCATTGGTCAAGCCGGCCCTCCTCGTTTGGGCGAGGGAACGCGCCGGTTTTGCCATCGAAGACGCGGCGACCAAGGCTGACATCGGGGTGGAAACTCTACGCGCGTGGGAAGCGGGTGAAAGCCAGCCTTCGATTCCCCAGCTTCGGAAGCTGGGAGAAATCTACAAAAGGCCCTTGGCGGTTTTCTTTCTGTCCGAGCCGCCCAAAGATTTCGATGCGCAGCGGGAATTCCGCCGGCTTCCAGGCCTATTGCCGCAGAAAGAGACGCCAGAATTGCGTTTGGCCTTGCGCACGGCTTTGTTTCGCCGCGAGATTGCGCGCGAATTATACGAACGGTTGCAGGAAGACATCCCGCACACGACCGCGGTGGTTCATCCCGACGAAGACGAGGAAGCGGTGGCGCAACGTGTTCGTGAGTTGTTGGGGATTTCCTGGGCCAAACAATTATCCTGGAATGGGCCCTATGCTGCGTTGGATGCGTGGCGAAGCGCAATCGAACGGCAGGGCGTGCTTGTGTTCCAAACCGGAATGATCAGCGTGGACGAAATGCGCGGCATCAGCATGCCCGATGGGCCGCTGCCCGTCATCGTCCTGAACAATGCTGATGCACCGCACGGGCGCATTTTCACGCTGCTGCACGAGTTCATTCACATCCTGCTGAACAACGGCGGGCATCGAACCAGCAAACTGGAAGGGCAGAAACTTCCGGAAGATCAAATTTTGGAGCGGGTCGGAAACCGATTTGCCGCCGCGGTCCTCATGCCCAAAAAGGAATTCCTAGCGGAAGCGGCCAATAATCCTGCCGCCATGATGGGCGATGAGTCGGCGCTGAAACGTTTTGCGAACCGGATCAAAGCCAGCCCGGAAGCAATCCTGCGGCGCTTGGTGGCGTTGCATCGTGTTGCCCCATCGGTCTATCGCCAAAAGCGGCGCGGTTGGCAGAAGCAATCGTGGTATTCACCACAGCAAGGCGAAGGCGGACCGCCAATCGAGGTGAGGGTCGTTTCGGCAATCGGAAGGCCGTTCACGTCATTGGTGTTGGAAGGGTACCAGCGCAATGCCGTGAGCAGCGCCGATATCGTGGATTATCTGGGTGTTCAATCGAAGCATCTACAGAAAATTACACAGCAGCTTCTTCCCGGACCAGGCATGGAGGCAATCGCGTAA
- a CDS encoding DUF4268 domain-containing protein, with product MNTKSLGRLQKIDLREVWLSESGQFTPWLAEPENLKLLGETIGIELECEAQEKEVGPFRADILCKDTASDAWVLIENQLERTDHCHLGQLLTYAAGLEAVTIVWVAERFTEEHRAALDWLNERTDEKITFFGLEVELWRIGDSPIAPKFNIVSKPNDWTRSVQQAAQGEMSAHNQFQLRFWTAFKDYMEKRQSSVKCQKPFPQHWMNHALGRAGLHLTSIISTVNSEPGGLGPEIRAELYLEGNTAKQDFAALEKRKSQIESDLGFALRWRNIEGKKACRLAVRQDADFLNERLWSEQFDWLRQKLETMQRVFAPIVKNLRND from the coding sequence ATGAACACTAAAAGTCTAGGTCGTTTACAGAAGATTGATCTCCGGGAGGTGTGGCTTTCGGAATCCGGCCAATTCACACCCTGGCTGGCCGAGCCTGAGAACCTTAAGCTGCTCGGCGAAACCATCGGCATCGAACTGGAATGTGAGGCACAGGAAAAGGAAGTGGGGCCATTTCGCGCCGACATTCTCTGCAAAGACACGGCATCCGATGCCTGGGTATTGATCGAGAATCAACTGGAGCGCACCGATCACTGTCATTTAGGCCAGTTGCTCACATACGCCGCGGGGCTGGAAGCCGTGACTATTGTTTGGGTGGCAGAACGGTTCACGGAGGAACATCGGGCGGCATTGGATTGGTTAAACGAACGCACTGATGAGAAGATCACCTTCTTCGGCTTGGAAGTAGAATTGTGGCGAATCGGAGATTCGCCGATCGCTCCGAAGTTTAACATTGTCAGCAAACCCAACGACTGGACGCGGTCGGTGCAGCAGGCGGCGCAAGGCGAGATGTCTGCACATAATCAGTTCCAATTAAGGTTCTGGACCGCATTCAAGGATTACATGGAGAAGAGACAGAGTTCAGTGAAGTGCCAGAAACCATTTCCACAGCACTGGATGAATCACGCGCTGGGTCGTGCGGGATTGCATCTCACATCCATCATATCGACGGTAAACTCTGAGCCGGGCGGACTAGGTCCCGAAATTCGAGCTGAGCTATATTTGGAAGGAAACACGGCAAAACAGGATTTCGCAGCACTTGAAAAACGCAAATCCCAGATTGAGAGCGACCTTGGGTTTGCCTTGCGCTGGCGCAACATCGAAGGAAAAAAAGCATGTCGGCTGGCAGTGCGTCAGGATGCAGACTTTCTTAACGAAAGATTATGGTCGGAACAGTTCGATTGGCTGCGGCAGAAACTTGAGACGATGCAACGAGTATTTGCTCCAATTGTTAAGAATCTTAGGAATGATTGA